Proteins encoded together in one Candidatus Zixiibacteriota bacterium window:
- a CDS encoding sigma-54 dependent transcriptional regulator, whose product MILIVDDDEAIRSSLNLLLKRAGFEMIMAANPEQALEAIERSTPSLCILDMNFTRATSGEEGLKLLEQLKEKCPELPVILITAWGSIPLAVEGMKRGASDFITKPWNNDYLLASIKTILQLSRRDGSSAPSTYDRVKLNQLYNFENIIGVNDKLLYILNMVGRVSYTDAAILILGESGTGKELVAEAIHANSQRRNAPFVKVNLGGIPSALFESEMFGHKKGAFTGAVYDRIGRFESAHGGTIFLDEIGDLEQINQVKLLRVLQDRAFNVLGTSITKTVDFRLISATNRDLEQMVASGHFREDLFYRINLISLHIPPLRERPDDIALLVQNFVDNLKQLYGRPGLKVAPMAISWLKTLPWPGNIRELKNLVERTVLVTAHDIMEVNDFQDQYKQSPRQSETITIPAVGTVTLEEVEKSMIQKAMQIHQGNISRVARSLGLSRGALYRRLDKYGIPYETAP is encoded by the coding sequence ATGATATTAATAGTCGATGATGATGAGGCGATTCGATCCTCACTTAATCTCCTTCTCAAAAGAGCCGGCTTTGAAATGATCATGGCCGCAAATCCGGAACAGGCCTTGGAAGCCATCGAGAGGAGCACCCCTTCGCTCTGCATCCTTGATATGAATTTTACCCGCGCCACTTCCGGCGAAGAAGGCCTGAAACTTTTAGAACAGCTTAAAGAAAAATGCCCCGAACTGCCGGTCATTCTCATTACCGCCTGGGGCTCGATACCGCTGGCGGTGGAAGGTATGAAAAGAGGGGCATCCGATTTCATAACCAAACCATGGAATAACGATTATCTTCTGGCCTCAATTAAAACGATCTTACAGCTATCCCGCCGGGATGGCTCTTCCGCACCATCGACATATGATCGCGTTAAACTAAATCAATTATATAATTTTGAGAATATTATCGGTGTCAATGATAAATTGCTCTATATATTAAATATGGTTGGACGAGTGAGTTATACCGATGCCGCCATTTTAATTTTGGGCGAGAGCGGGACCGGCAAGGAACTGGTGGCGGAGGCCATTCACGCCAACAGCCAGCGCCGCAATGCTCCCTTTGTTAAAGTCAATCTTGGAGGAATTCCATCGGCCCTCTTCGAGAGCGAGATGTTTGGCCATAAAAAAGGAGCCTTCACCGGCGCCGTATATGATCGTATCGGACGCTTTGAATCGGCCCACGGCGGCACTATTTTCCTTGATGAGATCGGCGACCTCGAACAAATTAATCAGGTGAAATTATTGCGGGTTCTGCAGGATAGAGCTTTTAATGTCTTGGGAACAAGCATCACGAAGACCGTCGATTTTCGCCTTATTTCCGCCACTAATCGGGATCTAGAACAGATGGTTGCCTCCGGACATTTCCGGGAGGATCTATTTTATAGAATTAACCTCATCTCCTTGCACATTCCGCCGCTACGGGAACGTCCCGATGACATCGCCCTGCTCGTTCAGAATTTTGTCGATAATCTCAAACAACTCTACGGGCGCCCCGGTTTGAAGGTCGCACCCATGGCCATTAGTTGGCTGAAAACTCTCCCCTGGCCCGGGAATATTCGTGAGCTAAAAAATCTGGTCGAGAGAACCGTTCTGGTAACGGCTCATGATATAATGGAAGTAAACGATTTTCAGGATCAATATAAACAATCGCCGCGGCAATCCGAGACAATCACCATCCCTGCTGTAGGAACTGTCACGTTGGAAGAAGTAGAAAAATCAATGATTCAGAAGGCCATGCAAATTCACCAGGGGAATATCAGCCGTGTTGCCCGTTCCCTTGGCCTCAGTCGCGGCGCCCTGTACCGCCGGCTGGATAAATACGGAATCCCTTATGAAACTGCGCCGTAG
- a CDS encoding serine/threonine-protein kinase, which yields MSDLQNDYSAEQEPEGSRDPLGILQDIVGENYYVKGYLGGGGFGHIYLAEDTRPFGPKVVLKFLKDPENQERSRREAEILSRLAHPNISKILGYLDDCNALVMLYIEGKTCGDMLRETEKERFPEPLLHRVATGLLNALDYVHQKEIYHRDINPNNILIDANKNVYLIDFGIAKSLLDDRTSTSDRAFTPNFAAPERRSGIRKYDYARADIYELGGTLFKLATGGIPYVNPEKPNAKEWGGTRASLLTPEFQRFLKKASSPHPDDRYESVAAMESDFAKIKRLYSRRKRISFKSIVTAAIILGGLAGVFLILKEERSPEKGPVVSSPVETDSTNFVKRDSILPVIIPPQPKQIEKKEEVVQTSNRVKDAVAEAKPDKVSFPVDNSKQSPEILVVMKPRTTQTHIFIVPSDNTILSVDDTIRPIGSAFETRQGIHHIKVINPNWPILIDTFVSDQPEITLRKDLKQEFIDTPVIPIQFVLVPPGANSTASLRINGRIQFFTEFPTETISLHSGRYDIRVDLNSDLGQTGHLMVPDSCAMFQIKGNERISGFAGAEGIADLGSLTSNNLVILKIYWSLQKQ from the coding sequence ATGTCTGACTTGCAGAACGATTATTCGGCTGAGCAGGAACCTGAGGGTTCCAGGGACCCGTTAGGTATTTTGCAGGATATAGTTGGGGAAAATTATTATGTTAAGGGATATTTGGGCGGCGGTGGATTTGGACATATCTATCTGGCCGAGGACACCAGACCCTTTGGCCCCAAGGTAGTGCTTAAATTCCTTAAAGATCCTGAAAATCAGGAGCGGAGTCGGAGAGAGGCTGAAATCCTCAGCAGACTTGCGCATCCCAATATCAGTAAAATCCTTGGCTATTTGGATGACTGCAATGCCCTGGTAATGCTTTATATTGAAGGCAAGACATGTGGGGATATGCTGAGAGAAACTGAAAAGGAACGTTTCCCTGAACCACTCTTACACCGTGTAGCGACAGGGTTGCTAAATGCTCTTGATTACGTCCATCAGAAGGAAATATACCACCGAGATATAAACCCTAATAACATACTCATTGATGCCAACAAGAATGTCTATCTCATTGATTTTGGAATAGCTAAGAGCCTATTAGATGACAGGACGTCCACAAGTGATCGCGCCTTCACCCCGAATTTCGCTGCTCCAGAACGTCGTTCGGGAATAAGGAAATATGACTACGCGCGAGCAGATATTTATGAGTTAGGCGGCACGCTTTTCAAACTGGCGACAGGTGGTATACCTTATGTAAATCCTGAGAAGCCCAATGCAAAAGAATGGGGGGGAACCCGAGCTTCACTTCTGACACCCGAATTTCAGCGTTTTCTGAAAAAGGCCAGCAGTCCACATCCGGATGACCGATATGAGTCAGTCGCGGCGATGGAAAGTGATTTCGCTAAGATCAAGAGGTTATATTCTAGAAGGAAAAGGATTTCCTTCAAGAGCATAGTCACAGCTGCCATAATATTGGGAGGTCTTGCAGGCGTTTTTCTCATACTGAAAGAAGAGCGGTCGCCTGAGAAAGGACCGGTTGTTTCTTCTCCTGTAGAGACGGATTCGACGAATTTCGTCAAAAGGGATTCCATACTGCCGGTTATTATACCTCCTCAACCGAAACAAATAGAGAAGAAAGAAGAGGTTGTTCAGACAAGTAATCGCGTGAAGGACGCTGTTGCTGAAGCAAAGCCCGATAAGGTTTCATTTCCTGTTGATAATAGCAAGCAGAGCCCAGAAATTCTGGTAGTGATGAAACCGAGAACAACTCAAACCCATATATTTATTGTTCCCAGCGATAATACGATTTTGTCGGTTGACGATACTATTCGCCCGATAGGCTCCGCCTTTGAGACGAGACAGGGCATTCATCATATTAAAGTGATTAATCCGAATTGGCCAATTTTGATAGACACTTTTGTATCAGACCAACCTGAGATTACTCTGAGAAAGGATCTTAAGCAAGAATTCATAGACACTCCGGTTATTCCGATTCAATTCGTTCTTGTTCCCCCTGGGGCGAATTCTACAGCGAGCCTTAGAATCAACGGTCGTATTCAATTTTTTACAGAGTTTCCGACAGAAACAATAAGTCTGCACTCTGGTCGATATGATATCCGGGTGGACTTGAATAGTGATCTAGGACAGACTGGGCACCTCATGGTTCCGGATTCATGTGCCATGTTTCAAATTAAGGGAAATGAGAGAATTTCAGGTTTCGCAGGGGCTGAGGGAATAGCAGATCTTGGTTCACTCACTTCAAACAATCTTGTGATTCTGAAGATATATTGGTCACTTCAGAAGCAGTGA
- a CDS encoding ATP-binding protein — MKLRRRFIFFVITIHLLLTILAYLLLTYNKIFFFGIQILVLISAYISYRLYRNFVRPLDILASGVESIRDRDFSSTLIKTGHEELDSLIDVYNRMIEQLRKERLIQREQHYFLERLIEATPIGLVIFDLNGNISLLNPAAERILGLKVLDSEILSPNCLANSPWNCLLNLDEGKPLVVRIDGIRMYRCHKSHFLDHGFHRQFVMIEELTQEIIETQKGAYEKVIRAMSHEVNNSVGAINSILNSILDYNSQLKETDRIDYTDAINVAIKRNMGLSRFVGNYADIVRMPAPLKEKYDLHKLLESIHTLMQAECQKRNIEWRWELAPGTLDVEIDVGQMEQALVNIVKNAAESIESDGNITIRTLIAPKTLQIIDSGHGIDPQVAADLFIPFFTTKKNGQGIGLTLVREILVNHGFSFNLRMNEEKKTEFKIEFNPAGNNK, encoded by the coding sequence ATGAAACTGCGCCGTAGATTTATATTCTTTGTCATAACCATTCATCTGCTCTTGACCATTCTGGCTTATCTCCTGCTTACCTATAACAAAATATTCTTTTTCGGCATTCAAATATTGGTCTTGATTAGCGCCTATATTTCGTACCGGCTCTATCGCAATTTTGTCCGCCCGCTTGATATCCTCGCCTCGGGCGTCGAATCAATTCGGGATCGTGATTTCAGCTCTACCCTGATTAAAACCGGCCATGAGGAATTGGACTCTCTGATTGATGTCTATAATCGAATGATCGAGCAATTGCGAAAAGAACGCCTCATCCAGCGCGAACAGCATTATTTCCTGGAACGATTAATCGAGGCGACCCCTATTGGCTTGGTAATATTTGATTTGAATGGCAATATCTCCCTTCTTAATCCCGCCGCCGAACGGATTCTGGGATTGAAGGTTTTGGACTCCGAAATTCTCTCCCCGAACTGTCTTGCAAACAGTCCCTGGAATTGCCTGCTTAATTTAGATGAGGGGAAACCATTGGTCGTCAGAATCGATGGCATTCGGATGTACCGTTGTCACAAGTCGCATTTTCTGGATCACGGTTTTCATCGCCAGTTTGTTATGATCGAAGAATTAACTCAGGAGATAATCGAAACTCAAAAAGGGGCCTATGAAAAAGTTATCCGCGCCATGTCACACGAAGTCAATAATTCGGTCGGCGCGATCAATTCGATTCTCAATTCCATCCTTGATTATAATTCGCAACTGAAAGAAACCGACCGGATCGATTATACCGATGCTATCAATGTTGCTATCAAGAGAAATATGGGACTGAGCCGATTTGTCGGAAATTATGCCGATATCGTGCGGATGCCGGCGCCACTCAAAGAGAAATATGATTTACATAAATTGCTTGAATCAATTCATACCCTGATGCAGGCCGAGTGCCAGAAAAGAAATATCGAATGGCGTTGGGAGCTTGCGCCGGGCACGCTTGATGTTGAAATCGATGTCGGCCAGATGGAACAGGCGCTGGTTAATATCGTTAAGAACGCCGCCGAATCGATTGAATCCGACGGCAACATTACAATCCGCACTTTGATCGCACCCAAGACTCTGCAAATTATCGATTCCGGTCACGGCATTGATCCTCAAGTCGCCGCCGATTTATTTATCCCCTTCTTTACGACTAAGAAGAACGGCCAGGGTATCGGCTTAACTCTCGTCCGGGAAATCCTCGTCAATCACGGCTTCAGTTTTAATCTTCGAATGAACGAAGAAAAAAAGACCGAATTCAAAATTGAGTTCAACCCGGCAGGAAATAATAAATGA